The Solanum lycopersicum chromosome 2, SLM_r2.1 DNA window AATTTATGTTGGGAAACAATAGGCTCAATCTCCTTTTCCACTTCCTTGGAACACATAAAGACATCTGATTGCCTTCTCTTATTAAAAATCAAGTCCTCAACACAAAATTTTGATCCACTTATCGAGTGCCTGCGAGTAGAACTTTGTGTATCCTCCCAACTATGATTAATGATATTGTCCGGGCTCCCTACTTGTTGCATATCTTCATCAGTAATAGGCCACTTCTTTAGCTTCTTAACGAGGCTTAACCTCCTCGCACTACTACATTTTGAGTCCTCATCACTATGATCATAAGACAAGCAAAGTGATTCCCTACTTTTCTCACTACCATGAGGGCTAGAAGTCTTATCACATGTCATGGACGAGCAGCTGCGCAACTCTTCTCGCAAACATGAGTTCACCCACTTCAAGTAGGCAAGCTCCTCAACCTCATTCAACCTACTCATTTGAAGACCCTCAACTTGTTTGCAAAGGTTTTCATTTTCATATCTCAACAAAGAAGCCTCTGCTTTAATGTGCTCAATTGTATCTCCCTGATAAGAATAAAGTGAAACAAGATATAATCAAGCCAGCCAATTACCAATGTTagacaaattcaatttttttcgatacgacaacaacaacaacatacccagtgtaaccCCACAAGTGATACGGGTTGAACCACATTTTTCAGTATATCACTTGAAAACAATTAGAGAAAACTATGCATTTTAGGCATATACAGCCAATTAATTCATCAAGGTTATTCAAATTCGAGATATCAAAACTGGGTTTCCAAGAAAATGCAAACTGGATATTCCTATCTCATATTAGTTCAATAAGACAAAGTAGTAAAGTAAATACCTCTGGAACTTTTCCAACAATGGCTAGCTGGGACTCCATGGAAGACAGCCTGCAAGATATATCTCTTTTCTGAAGCTGGAGCTCCTTATTCAAGCGCCTCAACTCCACAACCTCCATTTCCAAACTAGTCACACTTTTGAAATCTTCCTTATTGGAATTCGTATCTTGTCTCTCTCGAGCAGCAGTCAATGAACTTAATTGATGAGAAAGGACTGCCTTTTCACATTCCATCAACTCAACTTTCTTGGCAAAGCTATTAATCTCACTCTTCTTCCGTTCGAGTTCCCTCTCGAGCTCAACCACCTTTGGACTCCTCTTAAATTCAGATAATTCAGCCTGCAATTTCATTTCCCTCCCCTTTGATTCTTGTAGCAAGTTCCTCAAATGATCAATTTCATTGAATAGATCACGCGAACCGGAAGATTTAGTCCTGTGAATGTTAACTGTTTGAGGATGAACTTGAGAGGAAACGACTGAACAAGACAAGTCTCCCATTAGAGACCTCTTCACCCTTGGCTGCGAAATCCCAGAAGAGTTCTTCTGGTTTGAGTTTTCGTTGCCAGGAACCAACTCTTTCTTGGCATGAATTATGGTCTGCAACTTGGTTTTTTTCTCCCCTGAGAAACCCTTCACAATTTGAGAACCCCAAGAAGATCTCACTTTTGACATATTGTTATTCCCTTTTACATTGCTATTACTACCCTTTGGTGCCTTATTTTGATCAGCAAATTTTGAAGTTTTCACTCTATTCTCTGATGATTTTTCCTCCCCCATTATGAACAACTACAAAGACTCCTCACCCCTTCTACTCTACACCTTGAACAGTTATAAACTCAGAAACCCCAAGTTTCCATGGATTAAACTCTAAATCCCTGAACATACAAATGCAATTTTCTCATCAAATAACTAAACCCCAAGTTTAAAGCTCAAAAATGAAACCTTTTCACCATAACATTAGCTCCCGAAAACAGAGAGCTCTAAATAGGTTTCTCAAAGCTCAAAATAGACACACAAAACATGAGCTCCAGAAAACAGAGAAATCCTAAATTAGTTAATCAAAGCTCAAAATTAAAACTTCTACACCAAAACATAAGCTCCAGAAAACAGAGCACTAGTTAATCAAAGCTCAAAATTAGAACTTCTACACCAAAACATAAGCTCCAGAAAACAGAGAACTCCTAAATTAGTTAATCAAAgcttaaaatttaaacttctacACCAAAACATAAGCTCCAGAAAACAGAGAACTCTAGATGATTTTAGCAAAGCTCAAAAACTGAAACTACTACACCAAGTTTCAGCATTGATCATCACAGATATCAAATGGGGTTCTTCAGTTGGAGCTCAAAACCGAAACTTTATTACTATATGtagtctctctctctctctccctgaAAAGAAAGTGGACCTCAAATTTAATAACCTTCCCACTATAAAATCAATTACCCTCAAAAGTTCGAGAGGTTCCCCTCTTTGTTTAAGCTGAAAAACTCAAATGGGTTTCACAGGTAATTCAATTTTGACGATTCTAAAAAAAccctttaaaaagaaaaaaaaattcactactCAAAAGCCAAGAAAGCTTATGAGTCGTGTTGTCGTTTCTGTGATCGTGCGAACAAGACGCTCCTCTTTAAAGAGACAAATCATTAGTTGAAAATGAGAGAAAGAAAAGGCTCATACTTTGAGGATTTCACTATACATTtcgagagagaaaaaaaagggaagctTGTCGCAGCTTTAATGGctgtttgaattttgaaatttgaatttgttcTTCTTCCTGCATAAACTGATCTTTGCCGTAGGATTTTAGTTGGTCCCACCTGCTTACGTGTGATGATCTTAGATGAACGGTTGAGAttagaaatttaagaaaaatgttcTGCAACGGTCGATTAATTTGCAAAATTAGTCAACTCTCCCACTACAATTTGCTTTAAAAATCCTTTTCAAACTATGCCAAATTTTCATACCTCCTTCCATCCCGTTTCATAGTAGATTTTGATGttgaaatttaaagatttaaatttttgaaaatgcaattttaaaaatttaaatttacattttatttgaaaaggaAAACATTATGAATAACAGTTCGTGTAAActcaaaaattagtttaagCTAATTTTTGACTACTGAAATATTAGCCTATCAAATATTTGAAGATAAATTTACTCCCAAAAACTAACTtcgtcttatttatttattgttactTCCCAatccaaaataattattattttatatttgggCATATGATTAAGCAGACTTGCGTCCATAGTTCCGTGTAATAAGATCATACCGCTAAAATTTAAAGGTGAGTACAAGTGGTTATATTGAGAATGTTGTATGGAGTAAGAAGTAGAGTGTTAACCGATCAAGAATTTTATATGCTGGAGACGAAATTTAAATCGTAAGTGTCTTATTGGAACACTTtactaagaaaaataaaagattagtAATGAAGATATACAAGATAAGGTAGAGAGTAGTTTCGATGATAGACGAGATATAATAAGTGAGACTTACATAGTtcaaaacatatgaaaaaagaaagctTCTCTCTATGGATGGTTCAGGAGAAATAGAGGTATCAAAGAAATATTAAGGAAATATGAGCGGACATGACATGACCTAATTATAATTTATCGAGAACATGATCTTAGAGATAAGGGTATGAATAACATTAATTACACTTGAGTGTTTATCTAGTATATCCTTTTATAGTAGTAATTGTGGAATTATTCTTGTTGTTAACTGTTATTCAATTTATGttactttttattgttttttgtacCAGATTTATGGTCTTATTTAGTTgtagttattgattttttttaagaatgtgttatattttttaaaaatttcttgcCGTGGCTTCTTCACTCATGTTACTTCTTTTTTACTTGGACAATTTTTGTTTCgataatttatcaaaaacagTCTTTCCGTCTTCGTTTACACTTACCTCACTTAAACTCCacttttatgattatattaaatatatcattGTTGACCCAATACATATGgttcttttttaataaataaataaattattttcatatctttaattttttttaaaattttttttaaagtttattttaaaagaatgtcTCTTTTCGTTTTTAGTAActctttgattttaatttttcatattaataattaacaccataaaattaaaaaatattatgatacattctatttatctttactttaagatcacaaaattaaaagaatctataattttttaaatttcatatcaattcaaattatatttttttaaaaggattGAAATAGAGAAAGTACTATAGAAgtagaataataaatttaaactccataaatctcaaatttaaattcttaaaattctTTTCTAATAAGTGGGGTGTTGGAAGCAAAGAATagcttaaaaaaattagaaataaattacTAATAAGTGTTAAATATGCGTTTGACAGTATGATTTGGggattttaatttgaaatcaacatttatttatgaaatataatgaaaatctTAATTTTATGATCATTTCTCTATGATTTCAATTGCatcttcatttaatttactTCACTGATAGGCTCTCTAACAATTCAAAACAACATTTAATAATAATCAGAATATTCCGTTAATTAATATACTaatcaaaaacattttataagtgttttgttttaaaagaacgaggtatatttatttactttcaacaaatttcatttgattatttttaatgattgtctgaatttcaattattcaaatttctatttatattattaagtaCTTATGAGTATGTcttaatcattaaaattttgaacaaatttttaaaatcattaataatatttcatgtgAATAATCTTTACTTGTGTTCCTTAGGTAAATCATCAATCGTCTTTATTGTCAATCATTAGTCATTACCATCGACCACCTTTATTATAACAACTATGACAAACTATCGTTACTATCTTTATCTTTGTAATATATTCATTACCGTCATTATTGTTACGATAATCTCTATTATTATTTCAACCACTATCACCATCGCGACCAATGTAATAATCACCTCCTTCTTTGGAAGTAACATCACCATCACCTGGCATCAATACATCATTAACTAATAACATCAATCGTCTTCACCATTATAATCATCATCACAACCAACCTTCATCGGCATCATTACTAGCCAGCAGATAGCTACTAAACTAGCCATTACAAGCACTTAGGGCTCGTTCAGTTTGAGTTATAATGTATAATAATCTCATGACAAAATAtagaattattttatcttatgtCTGATCGGAGGTACTAGGTAGTCAATGGACTAGTTAttctatcatttttattatattaataatataatttttctctcatatataatgaaataacTTATCTCAAAATTAGTTATCTAGCGACAATTTGTTTCCAAGCAAATAACCCTTAACATTACACTATAAACTAATATCCGTTATCATTCCGAAACATAAATAATCATTTTGTTTGTATTAAGCAAtaccttattttattaaatttatgaattttttaatatatttaattatttttatttaatttatatgtttatatgcttacaaataaattaattatgcaCATAATTTCGATCATTAACATCTTAACAATAACGATTTGGACCCACCTGCTAATCTCTACCCGTATTTGGACCCGATTCCGGAAGTGACCAAAACGGCTTTTGAGTTTTGGCTAACCAAAAAGCACTGAACATTCATAACTACATGCCGGGAAAATCCTATCTTTGGTCGCCGGCGGCCGACGGAGCAAAccaggaagaagaagaagaataaagtgCAGCCTTTAATGCGTGGTTGAGTTGAGATGGTGGCAATTATCTTGACAGAAGCTCTATTTGGAGCTTCACTTTGTACTGATTTCAATGGAGTTTTTGGTTCAAATTACCTCCGTTGCCCTTGTTTTTCATCAGGATTTTCAATTTCCGAGACACCCACTTTAGAAATTTCTCTGGGAAAGAAAAAGGTTAAGAAGCAGAAGAGGAATGCGGGTTCCATTGTAGTTTCTTGTGGCTTAGATAATGTAATTAATAGAGAAGAGCTTGAATTCAAGCCTTCATTTGATGAGTATTTGAAAGCTATGGAGTCtgttaaagaaaagaaacagaGGGATAGTGTTAGAAGAAAGAAGAGTGAAGAAAAGGGCAAATTTGTGAAGTCTGAGAAGGAGAAATGTGTAGAAAGTTCTGATTTTGTGGAGCTGAATGAGAAATATGAAGGAGTTGGAGTTGTAAAAGAgagtggtggtggtggtgggaaATTGGAATTTAGAATGGTGAAGAATCAGAAAAGACAGAGCATAAGTAAGGACAAGAATGTTGATGAGATGGTGAGTATGGAAAGAGAGGCTTTTAAGACAATGGATGGAGATGTTTATGATAAGCCAAGAGTTACTAAGGCAGAGATGGAAGAGAGAATCCAAAAGCTTGCAAAGTGGTGAGTTATTCCTAGTTTTGCACTTTGGTTAGGGTGATTTCCCATTTGATAAATTCCTCATTTAGTGGTAGTGATACTGTTTCTTTAACATGTTctgttttgttttattatattgtttttagATGCATGAATTGATTGAACCTGTCATATTTCACCTTGATTTTGGTTTACTATAAGGTAATATGGTTTACATATGAGTTGCTAGAGTAGTTTTCCTTGTTCTTTTTCTGGTATAACCCTTCATAACATAGTGAGCTACCTGTGTATACAGAGGCTAAGAGTAAAATGACTGAATATGTTACAAGATTAAAATtggtttgaaataattatttgaaatgtgAGCAAGTGGAAATTTGTTGAATGTGAAGATATAAAGATATACTTTTCGGACAAAGAAGATATAAAGatatattagtttttattaGAATTTTCGAGGGGAGAATGGGATTCATTTAGGAAGATGTCAAGTTTTTTGTGTTATTCCAAATAGGGAAGTATGTGAAGTGTGGTGAAGTATATGGAATAAGCAGAATAGAAGATTTGTCTCGTAATAGTGAAAATAATACACTTGTATATTTGGGGTAGTGAGAAAATACCATGTTGTGTCAATAATTGGTGGTGGAAGAGTGAAGACGATGTACGAATCAATCAGAGTACACATACATCTTGTACTCATTTTTTTGGCACCTACCTGGTGTATATAATGAAACTTTTTGACCTGTATAACAGTAGTGTTTTGGGTTCACCTTGAGTAGTAAGGTTAAACTCTTGGAAATTGTTCTTTTCCATTAGCAGGTTACATAGCTCTTAAGTGCTTCacaattatgtttatgtttattatcAAATAGGAATAGGGAAAAAGGTGGGAAATAAATGTTGAAGATAGCCTGGATACTCAACTCTGGGGGTTAATTTGCAAAGGAGCCGTTCCATTAATAACTGGTGATAATTTTGACATTTTCGTttcagataaaaaaaattaaagttgaacATATTGATGTGAGATAGTGCGATTCCCATCGTTGGTGCTGCTTTAAGTTTGTAACATGCATGCGTTTTGCATCATGTATTGTTTGTATCGTAAGAGGTGCCATCTCTTTATGTCTAAATAGCATTTTCTTCTGATGTTGTGTTAGTCTCTCTCGCCTGTACACTTTCCATCTAGCAATTCTTTCCCCTAAATCTAACCGAAGTTGGCATGCCCAATAGGATAAACAGTTGGCGATGAGGCATACTCTAGGTTGCATGGTTGAGGCCAATATGGCATGCCCAATAAAATTATAGATAGTCAACTAAGATGGCATACCCAATAAAATTATAGATGCAACTCATCAGGACTTTTTGGTAAAAAGTGAGGGTGCCAATACCTTAGAGGTAAAGAGACTGTTTCCGAATAAGTTGAGTGTGGAAGAAACTCAAAAGAAATACTAACTCTAACTTAACTTAGACTATATGTCTTAGAACAACTGGGATAATGGCACATTGTTACAGAACAGTCGCTAGGCATTTCCTCCAATTCTGGTTTAATTTGAAGTTTGTTTTCTAGAGTCAAATGTTAATTGGTAAATTGTGTAATCATGGTTTTTCTTAATGCTTTATTGCATCTGTGTGCTTTGTCATGCTCagtcttttttctcttttttggataagaatCTCTGAAAACTAGTTATATTTGACATTCAATGGTGCATAAAGGATAGCTATATGTTTGAGTTACACTTATGGCCCCTCTTATGCATGCCTTACAGAAAAAGTGCCTTGTTTGTGAAgttatgaaaataattcaattcCCACAATCTCCTTCCCAAATTCCATAACAAACACCacagaataaaaaaatgaaggtTGATGCTTATCTCCCCAAAAAAGGACCTATGTTGTAGTTATTAAGGATCCTCTAAAATTGCTTAACAGTTGGCAGTTCGTTAGTATACTCTTCTTTTCTGACTCGtagtaaaatattttactcGTACAGTCTAAATGGTGCGGACATTGACATGCCTGAGTGGATGTTCTCTCAAATGATGCGAAGTGCTCAGATTAAATTCTCAGATCATTCTATCTTGAGGATTATCCAAATATTGGGTAGATTAGGAAATTGGAGACGGGTGCTGCAAGTCATTGAATGGCTTCGTTCACGTGAGCGCTTTAAGTCACACAAGTTAAGGTATCTTTTCTGTGACCATTTTTTCGTACTCCTTTATCAGTAGGAAACTTGATAGCCATTTTAGTGTATTGAGATAGTGCAAGGTCTTAGTGATTCCTGAAATATATTCTGTATTTTCTTGATTTGGGATTGTGATACTGGTGATTGATTTAGATGTGGTGCTGATGCTTATGTTACAGTTAGCTATGTATGATGATGTTATCataattactttcatatatGTGAAGAGGTGACATAACAATGCTTCATTTCTATAAGTTTGTCGGagcttttgtttttgttgtgatATGCTTGATTTACTATCTATATCTTCAACGGTAATCATTCTCATGGATCTTTTACTTCCTTCAAATGTGTCGTAGGAAAGCATTTTACATGAAACTCTCAAAAGAATCTACCTGATcttgtaatttttcctttatgaACCTTCTAATAATGTTCTGAAATTGTTCTAagtattgaattatattttcgGTGGCACATCCTTCCGATCTTTTGTTCTGGTTGGTCTAGGATCAAAGTCTTTAATGGAAAATTGATGCTGATGGACCCTTGGATTGAATTCTTTTGCAAGATATATTTACACGGCTGCACTGGATGCACTGGGAAAGGCAAATAGGCCAGTGGAAGCACTAAACTTGTTTAATGCAATGCAGGTAACACCTATAAACTTTATTTCCATGACTTGATCTCTCCTTTAATCAATATCTTGTGTCCTATTGAGATGATAGCTTGTGTGATATGTAACTAATACATCCAACCTCAACTCATTTCCGTAGGAGCACATAACATCATATCCGGACCTTGTAGCTTACCGTTGTATTGCTGTCACTCTTGGACAAGCAGGACATATGAAGGAACTATTTGACGTCATCGATACCATGCGGTCACCACCCAAAAAGAAGTTCAAGACTAATATAATTGAGAAGTTTGATCCACGACTTGAGCCAGATGTTGTCGTCTATAACTCTGTAAGTAATTGAAGAGTACGCAATAAGGGCCATTGTTCTTGGTTAAATGCACTTGTGGCTCTGACTGCTTTATCATTTGGTATAAGAGAGTGATGTTGTTTCACCATCATGCTGGGAACTTCTTCTGTTCAGTAAAGAATGAGAGTTTAGCATCTTCCCTATTTTTAAGGAAAAGATAATCGAGATAGACACAAGAAAAACAAAGCAGAATTAGAAGCCAAACGATAAAAAAATTCAGCTTGGCATTGGTAATTTATCGTTGCTATGTCTGGAAAATTGTACTTACGATCTATAGCTAAATGGTTAATGCATCAGTAATTCCCCCTTTTAATTAGCACTATATCCAGTAATCTATGCATCTCTACTTTCCTGTGGAAGCTAGGTCCCAAAATTTGAAGCAATCATTTTAACTCAGTACTATTGCTCCCTGCATGCTAAACTTGTTTTGGTAAAATATGTTTCCTTGACAGAGTTCGTTTTTGAACTATAAACTCTTCaagtaaataaatacataagatAAGGAAAGGAGAGGAGACAATCATAAGGGTACATCCAACTATGTGGAGCTCTTCCTAATGATCTGTGACTCGGTCTTGGTTGAAGTTCTTGTGTAATTTTTGTTCTTGATGCTAAAACGTGCTGCAGTCATTTTCTGCTGGAAGTCAGTATATTTCAATTTGGTTCAAATGCTAACTCATGAGAATGATTTTGCTCTTTGCTTGTAGGTGTGAGTATATTTTTTGTTGGTTCAAATGAGATGACAGATTTATGAGAACAATTTTGTTCCTTGCTTGTAGGTGCTAAATGCCTGTGTTCGCCGTAAAAGCTGGGAGGGTGCCTTTTGGGTACTGCAACAGCTAAAGCTCCGGAACGAGCAGCCCTCAATAACAACATATGGATTAGTCATGGAGGTAGttgtcttcttatttttttctgtaGGTGTTTAGACTTTAGTGTGGGGTGACAGTTTAGAAGGCTATCAAACCATTGggtcttttttgtattttctctcTTAACAAGGAGTCACTTCCACCCTAATTAGCTTCAAGCAGCTTAGCTCCCATGGGAGGTTTTCGGACATTTGTTGGCAAATACTTACATGAACTGGCATCTCATGTTTTGTATAACCCTTAACATCTGGCAGTAATTGGTATATGCTGTCCTTGAGATGGGAAATTACATTGCtacatttttcttcttatgatgtAATTCCTGtcttcatcaaaggaaaaatgaGATTAAGTACAAGATGACATAATGTGTTTGGTATAGCTGGTATAACAGAGAGCTTCTAAGAGATACATATCCATAACACCTCAtccaaaaaaagaagagatttatatCCATAACATCAGAAGATTCTTATCTTTTTTAATAGACCCTTAACTCGAGAATAAGTGTCATCTTACACCTATAtgtcataataatattaatagccAAGTCCCTTAAGCTCCAAAAAGCAAGCCGGAGATCTGGAAGCTTCTCGGATATCCACTTGCCAAGGAAATTAGAAGAGCTATTTTTCATGAAGTATGTCGAAAGACCTCTACACATGTAAATGTCCAACTACAAATGGACTTCAATTTGGAAAAAGATAACTATTGATCAATTTAATAgtgattatattttgaaaaactgTGGTTAATAGTGTATCCTACTTCTTACTTCTGATGAACTTTTCATGATATGCATCTTTTGtgctttaaattttattttaatatttaagctATAAATGAGAGAAGAATGAAGAACCTGCTGCATATTGCATATTTCAACagaggagaaaaaagaaaaggagagaGAATCTTATAGCACAGTAATCTAGCTGATTGGCCCCCTTTActcatttcttctattgttgtGAAAGGACTGTTTCTTCTTTTACTtcccttttttaaaatacttttgggTTGGTGTGGGGTATGGGATCCCTCTATGCAGGCTTTAGTGCTTGCCTGGAACATATTAGTTACGGAAATATGTTTGATTATACTAGTAGCTAAACTGAAGTGTTCATTCAGGTTATGTTCGAATGTGGCAAATACAATTTGGTTCAtgactttttcaagaaaatgcaGAAGTCATGTGTTCCCAATGCTTTGACCTATAAAGGTAATGCAGAAACATGTGCTTGGTTGACATGCTGCAAGGAATTTTTGCTGAATCAAGTTTTCTTTGATGCGTGTAGTTATTGTGAGTACTCTTTGGAAGGAAGGGAAAACAGACGAGGCCTTACTGGCAGTAGAAGACATGGAGCGACGAGGAATCGTGGGCACTGCCAGTTTGTATTATGACCTTGCTCGTTGCCTTTGTAGTGCAGGGAGGTGTGAAGAGGCGCTGATGCAAGTACGTTTCTTGTAATAAGCTTCAATTGATCTTATTCTATTATGCAATTCTGTTTCCGGGCCCAATGATTTATCTTGAATATTCATATACGCTATTAGACATCAAATGAAAGGACGTCATCACGTTTCAGTAAAGTTGTTCCTTcatcaaaatatttcattatgtttCTGACTATATAACATTTAGAAGCAAAATGCAATTGATACGAAGGTAGCATACATAAGTACGTGAATGTCCTGATTAAAAAGAACATAAGTACG harbors:
- the LOC101268639 gene encoding protein CHUP1, chloroplastic-like: MGEEKSSENRVKTSKFADQNKAPKGSNSNVKGNNNMSKVRSSWGSQIVKGFSGEKKTKLQTIIHAKKELVPGNENSNQKNSSGISQPRVKRSLMGDLSCSVVSSQVHPQTVNIHRTKSSGSRDLFNEIDHLRNLLQESKGREMKLQAELSEFKRSPKVVELERELERKKSEINSFAKKVELMECEKAVLSHQLSSLTAARERQDTNSNKEDFKSVTSLEMEVVELRRLNKELQLQKRDISCRLSSMESQLAIVGKVPEGDTIEHIKAEASLLRYENENLCKQVEGLQMSRLNEVEELAYLKWVNSCLREELRSCSSMTCDKTSSPHGSEKSRESLCLSYDHSDEDSKCSSARRLSLVKKLKKWPITDEDMQQVGSPDNIINHSWEDTQSSTRRHSISGSKFCVEDLIFNKRRQSDVFMCSKEVEKEIEPIVSQHKLTNPLEVEKRVLRIPNPPPRPSSVALIEEEGENSVQVPGPPPPPPPPPPPPPPKLMAKTTSGMVQRAPQVVEFYHSLMKRDSRKDSLNGGVCDASSVSDVRSSMIGEIENRSSYLLAIRADVETQAEFVISLIAEVNNAVYSDIEDVVAFVKWLDDELCFLVDERAVLKHFDWPERKADTLREAAFGYRDLKKLENEVSTYKDDPRSPCDIALKKMISLSEKMERSVYNLLRTRDSLMRHCKEFKIPTHWMLDNGILSKIKFGSVKLAKVYMKRVAAELQSKGPLDKDTSMDYMLLQGVRFAFRIHQFAGGFDAETMQAFEELRGLALSLNKK
- the LOC101268344 gene encoding pentatricopeptide repeat-containing protein At1g30610, chloroplastic; amino-acid sequence: MVAIILTEALFGASLCTDFNGVFGSNYLRCPCFSSGFSISETPTLEISLGKKKVKKQKRNAGSIVVSCGLDNVINREELEFKPSFDEYLKAMESVKEKKQRDSVRRKKSEEKGKFVKSEKEKCVESSDFVELNEKYEGVGVVKESGGGGGKLEFRMVKNQKRQSISKDKNVDEMVSMEREAFKTMDGDVYDKPRVTKAEMEERIQKLAKCLNGADIDMPEWMFSQMMRSAQIKFSDHSILRIIQILGRLGNWRRVLQVIEWLRSRERFKSHKLRYIYTAALDALGKANRPVEALNLFNAMQEHITSYPDLVAYRCIAVTLGQAGHMKELFDVIDTMRSPPKKKFKTNIIEKFDPRLEPDVVVYNSVLNACVRRKSWEGAFWVLQQLKLRNEQPSITTYGLVMEVMFECGKYNLVHDFFKKMQKSCVPNALTYKVIVSTLWKEGKTDEALLAVEDMERRGIVGTASLYYDLARCLCSAGRCEEALMQMGKICKVATKPLVVTYTGLIQACLDSGDIQSGAYIFNHMHQFCSPNLITYNIMLKGYLDSGMFEEAKQMFFKLLDNGNSISSKLDGKDKVFPDVYTFNLMLDACAAGKKWDDLKFVYSHMLKYGYHFNAKRHIQMVLDSCRDGKVELLEATWKDLARADRVPPVPLVKEMFRMQLERGNIAAALTCVTDYPPAESQAFSAKFWMKFFEENSDQLSDGTLFRLLQEVSRIVARNDSKILNNLMASCKEFLRTQSTKVDRVHSETALVC